A part of Botrytis cinerea B05.10 chromosome 2, complete sequence genomic DNA contains:
- the Bcnif3 gene encoding Bcnif3: MSTTSSPFTQAVVAAMRKLYPEKLADSSFDNTGLLLEAPHRENHLKDSVLLTVDLTKGVADEAIRRKDSIIITYHPIIFRGLKAVTLANSQQSSLLRLAQEGISVYSPHTAVDAAPEGLNDWLADIVTNRPLKKNQSVDTESIDHERSIVNSIKDIPDGFEGAGYGRIVRFKQPQKLGDLVARMQSSLQIGGRISGLSVAVPQSIPRGKKSSIEISSIGICAGSGGSMLNGLDVDLLFTGELSHHEALAAVEQGKCVVTAFHSNTERAYLKDRMQSALEEVMEGNADIAVSEVDRDPFDIIHKDEVNW; the protein is encoded by the exons ATGTCTAcaacttcttctccattcaCTCAAGCTGTTGTTGCGGCTATGAGAAAGTT ATATCCAGAAAAACTCGCGGACAGTAGTTTTGACAACACGGGGC TTTTATTGGAGGCACCACATCGTGAAAATCATCTTAAGGATTCAGTTCTTCTGACTGTTGATCTTACAAAGGGTGTTGCAGACGAAGCTATCCGCAGGAAAGATTCAATCATTATCACCTATC ATCCTATCATATTTCGTGGCCTGAAAGCAGTCACCCTAGCCAACTCCCAACAGAGTTCTCTGCTCCGTCTTGCCCAAGAGGGAATCAGTGTCTACAGTCCTCATACAGCCGTAGATGCTGCGCCAGAAGGTCTCAATGATTGGCTTGCCGATATAGTCACCAATCGACCcttgaaaaagaatcaatc TGTCGATACCGAATCCATTGATCACGAACGCTCAATTGTTAATTCCATCAAGGATATACCAGATGGGTTCGAAGGTGCCGGATATGGCCGAATCGTTCGATTCAAGCAACCTCAGAAGCTAGGAGATCTTGTTGCACGGATGCAATCTTCACTCCAAATTGGAGGTCGCATATCCGGACTTTCCGTTGCGGTTCCACAATCCATACCTAGAGGGAAAAAGTCATCTATTGAAATTTCTTCCATTGGAATATGTGCCGGATCTGGAGGATCCATGCTTAACGGTTTGGACGTTGACTTATTATTCACTGGCGAGTTGAGCCACCATGAAGCCTTGGCAGCCGTTGAGCAGGGTAAATGTGTTGTTACTGCATTCCATAGCAACACTGAAAGAGCCTATCTAAAGGACCGAATGCAGTCTGCATTGGAGGAAGTAATGGAGGGGAACGCGGATATCGCGGTAAGTGAGGTGGATAGGGATCCCTTTGATATAATTCACAAGGATGAGGTGAACTGGTAA
- the Bmp1 gene encoding Bmp1 yields the protein MTARAPNPASGSRKISFNVSEQYDIQDVVGEGAYGVVCSALHKPSGQKVAIKKITPFDHSMFCLRTLREMKLLRYFNHENIISILDIQKPRNYESFTEVYLIQELMETDMHRVIRTQDLSDDHCQYFIYQTLRALKAMHSANVLHRDLKPSNLLLNANCDLKVCDFGLARSAASQEDNSGFMTEYVATRWYRAPEIMLTFKEYTKAIDVWSVGCILAEMLSGKPLFPGKDYHHQLTLILDVLGTPTMEDYYGIKSRRAREYIRSLPFKKKVPFKTMFPKTSDLALDLLEKLLAFNPVKRITVEEALKHPYLEPYHDPEDEPTANPIPEEFFDFDKNKDNLTKEQLKKLIYDEIMR from the exons ATGACAGCTCGTGCGCCTAATCCCGCCTCGGGATCACGAAAGATCTCTTTCAATGTCAGCGAGCAATATGATATCCAGGATGTTGTAGGAGAAGGAGCTTATGGTGTTGTCTG CTCAGCTTTGCACAAGCCTTCGGGGCAAAAGGTCGCTATCAAGAAGATTACTCCATTCGATCACTCTATGTTCTGTTTGCGAACACTCCGTGAGATGAAGCTACTCCGATACTTCAATCACGAaaacatcatctccattctcgaCATCCAGAAGCCAAGAAACTATGAGTCCTTCACAGAAGTTTACCTTATCCAG GAACTCATGGAGACCGATATGCATCGTGTAATTCGCACCCAAGATTTATCCGACGACCATTGCCAATACTTTATCTATCAAACCCTGCGAGCCTTGAAAGCCATGCACTCCGCAAATGTTCTACACAGAGATTTGAAACCATCTAATCTGTTACTCAATGCCAACTGCGATTTGAAGGTCTGCGATTTTGGTCTTGCTAGATCGGCTGCATCCCAAGAAGATAACTCTGGTTTCATGACAGAATATGTTGCGACCAGATGGTACCGTGCTCCAGAGATTATGTTGACGTTCAAGGAGTACACCAAGGCTATTGATGTCTGGTCTGTTGGATGTATCTTGGCCGAGATGTTAAGCGGAAAGCCCCTGTTCCCTGGAAAGGATT ATCACCACCAACTCACACTCATTCTTGACGTTCTTGGTACTCCAACCATGGAAGATTACTACGGTATCAAATCTCGTCGTGCAAGAGAATATATCCGATCGTTGCCattcaagaagaaggttCCTTTCAAGACCATGTTCCCAAAGACCTCAGATCTCGCTTTGGACCTCCTCGAGAAGCTTCTCGCTTTTAACCCAGTCAAGAGAATCACTGTCGAAGAAGCACTGAAGCACCCATACCTTGAACCATACCACGATCCCGAAGATGAGCCAACCGCCAATCCCATTCCAGAAGAattctttgatttcgataAAAACAAGGACAACCTCACCAAGGAACAACtcaaaaaattgatttatgATGAGATCATGAGATAG
- the Bcski3 gene encoding Bcski3: protein MSGTKAALKAINAAVQSQKYDEAVEQAQKLLDSDPNSYQANIFLGFAYSKQVKYAEAEKAYDAATKVKGGEPQAWQGLIQLYEKQGGPKVEQYQTAALQLAQIYQAHDDKYKCQDVIDKFLAFAKNEGSRLQHRKSLEVILPDSPVYQYLEGRVHHPSHTYQIIAQITEFEEKERINKEIGERRTRLGARIGQVTVEVKREVLKDSDLEEIYNKIIDWTTDDEIRRQYEEKLIQRCLDTLVVLPPGDSKTEKRSKLFKLATDMVLIKHPYKLAWDIAIEWQDPEYVQGLDVNNLREYIDFFPTSGLAQVLRGFMTSEISPFPPPPRTPAPTNNEKSDESSSDEDDGGGVTLDDFSMLAEDRLAMMIGGMTDSPTSVLAHRLMGEYYQFLDEHESVVELMRNANRLASEESNKIGKKFKNASQSFKALLGTALVFYQSPKNHPEAKALFDGLLKENPTSTPALIGIGLIYEEEDDFVAAIDFLERALQRDPTNIRVKTEAAWVKAINGDYIRGREELEECLPRIEAKDMKSRDLLAQTQYRVGVCLWNIDTSKSARKDRKGAYSYFLASLKSNLNFAPAYTSLGIFYADYSNDKKRSRKCFQKAFELSSSEVEAAERLARIFAGQGEWELVESVAQRVVNSGKVRPAPGSKKKGISWPFAALGTAELNKQDYSKSIVSFQSALRITPSDYHSWVGLGESYHNSGRYIAATKAFNHAEQFESEIEQRQDGETWFAKHMLANVKRELGSFDDAIEGYKSVLQNRPAEFGVSIALIQTLVDSAWDSIEKGLFGQAAQRATEAIEIASQVFESRADAFNLWRAVGDACAVYSWVWGRIDEFPDVNIKKLLEEWKTTYDVFTDVDGVSVDVVLAKGLFSADEEDGVRRTRCLHAAILAHKRAIHASSHDTHAQAVAYYNLGWIEHRAHVCLAPSLKKKSTRYQKAAVRCFKRAIELEAGNSEFWNALGIVTSDLNPKVAQHSFVRSLYLNERSAQTWTNLGSLYLQQNDHQLANDAFTRAQATDPDYSHAWIGQGLLALMLGDVKEANLLFTHAMEISGSSSLITHRQYSQSTFDQVLAAKNVTNVADLVQPLFVLNRVQSMAPDDLVSKHLSSLFSERARDISSAVTTLTTICGAAEADYEVTESPESLSRFALAKADLARSQLANEQYEEAVESGDLALQLCDEDSGNELSAEDRQKCRLSAHLTVGLAHYYLKNLDTALEYFEPALKESKGNPDAVCVLAQVLWAHGTESSRSKAQDILYECVESHPNHVQSVLLLGIIALFNSDTEGIEAVTAELQTLRTDKLITDAEQARVGEVLRSIAAFSEEDSEIRVMSEVQKDVILHPGSTHGWSRLANITGDVKAAEMAVLTAKKSIFPRGVLGAEELSTAYAGTGKVGDAQRGIMVAPWKKDAWDAFSNGISA from the exons ATGTCAGGAACCAAAGCCGCGCTGAAAGCTATAAATGCTGCAGTTCAATCTCAAAAGTATGATGAAGCTGTCGAGCAAGCCCAGAAGCTTCTTGATTCGGATCCAAACAGCTACCAGGC GAATATCTTTTTAGGATTTGCCTATAGTAAACAAGTGAAATACgcagaagcagaaaaggCTTACGATGCTGCAACTAAAGTCAAGGGGGGGGAGCCACAGGCATGGCAAGGTCTCATTCAATTGTACGAGAAGCAGGGCGGTCCCAAGGTTGAGCAATACCAAACAGCAGCTTTGCAGTTAGCTCAAATCTATCAAGCTCACGACGATAAATACAAATGTCAAGATGTCATTGACAAATTTCTCGCTTTTGCCAAAAATGAAGGATCCCGCTTGCAACACAGGAAGTCTTTGGAAGTCATTCTACCTGATAGCCCAGTCTATCAATATCTGGAAGGTCGCGTTCATCATCCTTCACATACCTATCAGATCATAGCTCAGATTACCGAATTCGAAGAGAAAGAGCGTATCAACAAGGAAATAGGAGAGCGACGAACAAGATTAGGTGCCAGAATTGGTCAAGTAACAGTCGAAGTAAAACGAGAAGTCTTGAAAGATagtgatttggaagaaatttACAACAAAATCATAGACTGGACCACCGATGATGAAATTCGCCGTCAATACGAAGAGAAACTCATTCAAAGATGTCTAGACACTTTGGTTGTTCTCCCGCCCGGAGACTCAAAGACAGAAAAACGATCAAAACTATTCAAGCTGGCTACAGATATGGTTTTGATTAAGCATCCGTACAAGCTGGCCTGGGATATTGCTATTGAGTGGCAAGATCCCGAATATGTTCAAGGCTTGGATGTCAACAATTTGCGCGAGTACATAGATTTCTTTCCTACGAGTGGTCTTGCTCAGGTTCTTCGAGGATTCATGACCAGTGAGATTTCGCCATTCCCGCCACCACCACGAACTCCAGCTCCCACGAATAACGAGAAAAGTGATGAAAGTAgttcagatgaagatgacggaGGAGGAGTGACGTTGGATGACTTTTCGATGCTTGCAGAAGATCGCTTGGCAATGATGATAGGGGGCATGACGGACTCTCCCACATCAGTTTTGGCACATCGTCTCATGGGAGAGTATTATCAATTTTTAGATGAGCACGAAAGCGTGGTAGAACTTATGCGGAACGCAAATCGGCTTGCATCGGAAGAATCCAACAAAATTGGCAAAAAGTTCAAAAATGCATCCCAATCTTTCAAAGCCTTGTTGGGTACTGCTCTCGTATTTTATCAATCGCCGAAGAATCATCCGGAAGCAAAAGCTCTATTCGATGGTCTGttgaaagaaaatccaaCTTCAACTCCTGCTCTCATAGGAATTGGTTTGATttatgaggaagaagacgacTTTGTTGCCGCTATTGACTTCCTTGAACGTGCTTTACAACGAGATCCTACGAATATACGAGTTAAGACTGAGGCCGCATGGGTCAAGGCTATTAATGGCGATTATATTCGTGGACGTGAGGAGTTAGAAGAGTGCTTACCTCGAATCGAAGCCAAAGATATGAAGTCTCGAGACTTACTGGCCCAGACGCAATATCGTGTCGGCGTTTGCTTATGGAACATAGATACTTCGAAATCTGCACGCAAGGACAGAAAGGGGGCATACTCATATTTCCTAGCATCACTGAAAAGTAACCTCAATTTTGCTCCGGCATATACCAGCCTGGGTATATTCTACGCAGACTATTCGAATGATAAAAAGAGATCTCGAAAGTGTTTTCAGAAAGCCTTTGAGCTTTCATCCTCGGAAGTGGAAGCTGCTGAGCGCTTGGCTAGGATATTCGCAGGCCAAGGCGAGTGGGAGCTGGTCGAATCAGTTGCTCAACGAGTTGTCAATTCAGGAAAGGTCAGACCAGCACCTGGCTCGAAGAAAAAGGGCATCAGTTGGCCATTTGCTGCTCTTGGCACTGCGGAGTTGAATAAACAAGACTATTCCAAGAGTATTGTTTCTTTCCAATCCGCACTGCGCATTACGCCTTCTGATTATCATTCGTGGGTTGGCCTAGGCGAAAGTTATCACAATTCTGGACGTTACATTGCTGCAACAAAAGCTTTTAACCATGCAGAACAATTCGAGAGTGAGATTGAACAGAGACAGGATGGTGAGACTTGGTTTGCAAAGCATATGCTCGCCAATGTAAAGCGTGAGCTCGGAAGCTTCGATGATGCTATTGAGGGCTATAAATCTGTACTTCAGAATCGACCTGCGGAATTTGGCGTTTCAATTGCTCTGATTCAAACTTTAGTCGATAGTGCCTGGGATAGTATTGAGAAGGGACTTTTTGGACAAGCAGCTCAACGTGCGACCGAGGCTATTGAAATTGCTAGTCAAGTTTTTGAAAGCAGAGCTGATGCTTTCAACCTCTGGCGAGCTGTTGGCGATGCTTGTGCTGTATACTCCTGGGTTTGGGGCCGCATTGACGAGTTTCCAGATGTAAATATCAAGAAGTTacttgaagaatggaaaactaCTTATGATGTTTTCACAGACGTCGACGGAGTATCTGTTGATGTCGTTTTAGCAAAGGGACTATTTTCTGCCGACGAAGAGGATGGAGTACGCCGAACTCGATGTCTTCATGCAGCAATTTTAGCTCACAAGCGAGCTATTCATGCCTCATCTCACGATACACACGCCCAAGCAGTTGCTTATTACAACCTTGGTTGGATTGAACATCGTGCTCATGTCTGTTTGGCCCCtagtttgaagaagaaatctaCCAGATATCAGAAAGCTGCAGTGCGATGTTTCAAGAGAGCTATCGAATTAGAAGCAGGCAACTCAGAGTTCTGGAACGCGTTGGGTATAGTTACCAGTGACTTAAACCCAAAGGTTGCACAGCATTCTTTTGTTCGAAGCCTCTACTTGAATGAGAGAAGTGCTCAGACATGGACTAATTTGGGATCATTATATTTACAACAGAATGATCACCAGCTTGCTAATGATGCCTTTACAAGAGCTCAGGCTACTGACCCGGATTACTCGCATGCTTGGATTGGACAGGGGCTTCTTGCCCTCATGTTGGGCGATGTGAAAGAAGCTAATCTCCTTTTTACTCATGCTATGGAGATCTCTGGATCGTCTTCTTTAATCACGCATCGGCAATACTCACAGTCAACTTTTGATCAAGTTCTAGCTGCGAAGAATGTCACCAATGTAGCAGACTTGGTGCAACCTTTGTTTGTGCTGAACCGAGTGCAATCGATGGCTCCCGATGATCTTGTCTCAAAGCATCTCTCATCACTCTTTTCTGAGCGTGCACGTGATATTTCTTCAGCTGTAACAACCTTGACCACAATTTGTGGAGCAGCTGAAGCCGATTACGAGGTTACAGAATCACCAGAATCATTGTCTCGATTTGCTTTGGCCAAAGCAGATCTCGCTCGATCTCAATTGGCAAATGAACAGTATGAAGAAGCTGTAGAAAGTGGAGACCTCGCTTTACAACTCTGTGATGAAGATAGTGGCAATGAGCTCTCTGCAGAAGACCGTCAGAAATGTAGACTATCGGCCCATCTAACTGTTGGTCTAGCCCATTACTACCTGAAAAATCTCGATACAGCtcttgaatattttgagCCCGCTCTCAAAGAATCTAAAGGAAATCCTGATGCAGTATGCGTCCTTGCTCAGGTTTTGTGGGCTCATGGTACCGAATCATCCCGCTCCAAAGCACAAGATATTCTCTATGAATGTGTGGAGTCTCATCCCAACCACGTACAATCTGTGTTACTCCTCGGGATTATAGCTCTGTTCAATTCAGATACCGAAGGTATCGAAGCAGTAACCGCGGAATTACAAACTCTTCGCACTGATAAGCTTATTACGGATGCAGAACAAGCACGCGTTGGCGAAGTTCTTCGTTCTATTGCTGCATTTTCTGAAGAGGATTCCGAGATTAGAGTAATGAGCGAGGTCCAGAAAGATGTGATTCTCCATCCAGGCTCAACGCATGGTTGGTCAAGACTGGCAAATATAACTGGTGATGTAAAGGCGGCTGAGATGGCAGTACTGACGGCTAAGAAATCCATCTTTCCACGTGGAGTCTTAGGTGCTGAGGAGTTATCAACTGCATATGCCGGTACTGGGAAGGTCGGCGATGCTCAAAGGGGTATTATGGTTGCACCGTGGAAGAAGGATGCGTGGGATGCTTTTAGTAATGGTATCTCTGCATAG
- the Bcswi1 gene encoding Bcswi1 has product MSSWMNDAAVQNHNGAGFNHMNESNTGGNMMDPSGFMPTSSSFDPNQFQNQQLQQRMQNGGMRNGSPAFNNPVYQTNPVIPSKRPRPREDSLGTSPRQASGMLPGSRSQTPQQAVYPNFSPNNVPPQHAPQQTPYSHLQNGSSNASPSPIMANQLRPGGLPQRVSTASPHPFSPSQSDHGSRVETPQSSTFAQNTPYAPAYGQNFTPPPGRTSAPPQSAMSTPQMPPTMSQPQMYNQQAQPPNHQSQQKNTSLDQTRQMYQMRLQQSLQQQQQQQQQQQQHQQGNLHAAQRQNMSPSVNPLSQGQMMQAPNGQFAGMRPQQAPLAQNQNQNNFLKSLAAFMQSKGLPLETNPFVGDRHINIYVLYVAVTKYGGYRNVTAQNAWGQIAQAIQIHPLRYQNVPPQLKALYERNLLAFEEAFQSNMQRQRAAAMKQGGAIGVPQMSPTKQMPPSNSMQASHYMQQQIAQQQHLQQQQTTPMKQMTPLHHPQQPVMNGFSTPQAPPVHPLGSQSHARNSLSRSVEATPPQNTGIYPVPSPASIPKSGSISLASPHPNMVPALDEQNQDLLMNVVLPEKLKVFSRIPDENGGALDLEVLRGEGTSLLKLKPDFPPLTEIGTIDVHALTMSLQSGLHAEVRLALDTLALVSSEQRLPIELMKCDDLVETLVDCAEDQIELLAENAAEVSDMMLINSYEDVVRACQAEKHAVQDIPPFGSEEYQVDRAVEKLICITSILRNLSFHEPNLLFLAEEFVIKFFCVVIRYLGTRNMLLRTNQNTLEFMKDGVILLSNIAHEIKLPGREQALCLLHFLLAFAPCPPPNVMGSDKITFSQYDPTIHYYIYPAVDSLAKLLARDEPNRTHYKTIFASDVSSSPPFDLLTRTFALSISVIPDQQKDPKRGTFLPLVEARKPMLMQGILAAELLANLAPGYDSGIAKAWLTSEDGFAKNLSHLVLTLCHEAPQGPSHGRVSAVPKTAEEEAMLQIVLGGIGILRRLAEKSRDPEDPTSTIPIPGMPTTERIIKLHERKQPRLKEALRQLCTFTSLG; this is encoded by the coding sequence ATGAGCTCCTGGATGAACGACGCTGCCGTCCAAAATCACAATGGCGCAGGCTTCAACCATATGAACGAATCGAATACCGGAGGAAACATGATGGACCCATCGGGTTTTATGCCCACTTCATCATCCTTTGATCCCAATCAGTTCCAGAATCAACAATTACAACAAAGAATGCAAAATGGTGGAATGCGCAATGGGTCGCCAGCCTTCAATAACCCCGTGTATCAAACCAATCCTGTCATTCCATCAAAGAGACCAAGGCCAAGGGAAGATAGTCTAGGTACATCACCCAGACAAGCTTCTGGCATGCTACCTGGATCTCGCTCACAAACTCCACAACAAGCTGTCTATCCCAATTTTTCACCTAATAATGTCCCCCCACAACATGCGCCTCAACAGACACCATATTCGCATCTACAAAATGGATCGAGTAATGCTAGTCCCTCTCCAATCATGGCTAATCAGCTACGTCCTGGCGGTTTACCACAACGAGTTTCTACAGCTTCTCCTCATCCGTTCTCGCCTTCACAATCCGATCATGGTAGTCGAGTCGAAACACCACAAAGTAGTACATTTGCCCAGAACACTCCCTACGCGCCTGCATATGGTCAAAATTTTACTCCCCCACCAGGACGCACTTCGGCACCACCTCAAAGTGCGATGTCAACGCCACAGATGCCACCTACGATGTCACAACCTCAAATGTATAATCAACAGGCCCAGCCACCGAACCACCAATCGCAACAAAAGAACACTTCTTTGGACCAAACCAGGCAAATGTATCAGATGCGACTGCAACAATCGCttcaacagcagcaacaacaacagcagcagcagcagcagcatcaACAGGGCAATCTACATGCTGCGCAACGACAGAACATGTCTCCCAGTGTAAATCCATTGTCTCAAGGGCAGATGATGCAAGCACCAAATGGTCAATTCGCTGGCATGCGACCTCAGCAAGCTCCGTTGGCCCAGAATCAAAACCAGAACAATTTTCTCAAAAGTTTGGCTGCTTTCATGCAGTCAAAGGGTCTTCCTCTAGAAACAAATCCATTTGTAGGTGATAgacatatcaatatttatgTTCTGTATGTGGCAGTTACCAAATATGGAGGATATAGGAATGTGACGGCCCAAAATGCATGGGGACAAATCGCGCAAGCCATTCAAATACATCCTTTGAGATATCAAAACGTACCTCCACAACTCAAGGCTCTATATGAGAGAAATCTCCTTGCGTTCGAGGAGGCTTTTCAATCCAATATGCAAAGGCAAAGAGCTGCTGCAATGAAGCAGGGTGGTGCCATTGGTGTACCTCAAATGTCACCCACTAAACAAATGCCTCCATCAAACTCTATGCAAGCATCACATTACATGCAACAGCAGATCGCCCAACAGCAACATCTCCAACAGCAACAAACTACCCCCATGAAGCAAATGACACCTTTACATCATCCTCAACAACCTGTCATGAATGGTTTCTCAACTCCACAAGCCCCGCCAGTACATCCTTTAGGATCTCAAAGTCATGCTAGGAATAGTCTCTCGAGGAGTGTTGAGGCCACCCCACCGCAGAACACCGGTATTTATCCAGTACCGTCTCCAGCCTCGATACCCAAGTCTGGTAGTATATCATTGGCATCACCTCATCCTAACATGGTGCCGGCATTAGATGAGCAAAACCAAGATTTGCTAATGAACGTAGTCCTTCCTGAGAAGCTGAAGGTCTTTTCGCGAATTCCTGATGAAAATGGAGGCGCCCTCGATCTGGAGGTTCTACGTGGCGAGGGGACTTCCTTGTTAAAATTAAAGCCAGACTTTCCACCATTGACTGAAATTGGTACCATCGACGTCCATGCTTTAACCATGAGCCTTCAATCCGGACTACATGCCGAAGTCCGTTTGGCTTTGGATACTCTGGCCTTGGTGTCCTCGGAACAACGGCTACCAATAGAGTTGATGAAATGCGATGATTTGGTCGAGACGCTGGTTGATTGCGCCGAGGATCAGATTGAATTGTTAGCCGAAAACGCGGCAGAGGTATCGGATATGATGCTCATAAATTCATACGAAGATGTCGTCCGCGCCTGCCAAGCTGAGAAGCATGCCGTCCAAGATATTCCACCTTTTGGATCGGAGGAATACCAAGTCGACCGAGCAGTCGAGAAGCTGATTTGCATAACCAGTATTTTGCgcaatctttcatttcatgAACCAAATCTTTTGTTCCTAGCAGAAGAGTTTGTTATTAAATTCTTCTGCGTGGTAATACGGTATCTGGGAACTCGAAATATGCTGCTTAGGACCAACCAGAACACGCTAGAGTTCATGAAAGACGGTGTTATCTTACTGTCAAACATTGCACACGAGATCAAATTACCTGGTCGCGAACAAGCATTGTGTTTATTGCATTTCCTATTAGCATTCGCGCCCTGCCCGCCTCCAAACGTAATGGGATCCGATAAAATCACATTTTCGCAGTACGACCCAACTATccattattatatctatccTGCTGTCGATAGTCTTGCCAAGCTTCTTGCGCGGGATGAACCAAACCGAACCCATTACAAAACGATCTTTGCCTCTGACGTGTCTTCGTCTCCACCTTTTGACCTTCTGACAAGAACATTTGCTCTGTCTATCTCGGTGATACCTGATCAGCAAAAAGATCCCAAACGGGGAACCTTTCTACCTCTGGTTGAAGCACGAAAGCCAATGCTGATGCAAGGCATACTTGCTGCAGAACTTCTGGCAAACCTTGCACCGGGATACGACAGTGGCATTGCAAAAGCTTGGTTAACTTCAGAGGATGGGTTTGCAAAGAATCTTTCACACCTTGTATTAACATTATGTCACGAAGCTCCACAAGGACCATCGCATGGCAGAGTTTCTGCCGTACCTAAAACGGCAGAGGAAGAGGCAATGTTACAAATAGTTCttggtggaattggaatattaCGCCGACTGGCTGAAAAGTCACGAGACCCCGAAGACCCGACTTCTACGATACCCATACCTGGAATGCCAACGACGGAACGAATAATAAAACTACATGAACGCAAACAGCCTAGGCTGAAAGAGGCATTGCGACAATTGTGCACTTTTACAAGTCTTGGCTAA
- the Bcfra2 gene encoding Bcfra2 has product MTEASGVSAEALKVKITDSLNASHVEIEDMSGGCGQAFSAVIVSPQFEKKTTLARHRLVNGALKTEIAAIHAWTPKCYTPEQWEKQKEDGKEAVAPGKNTTGEVVDGTSA; this is encoded by the exons ATGACAGAAGCTTCAGGCGTGTCTGCTGAAGCTCTCAAGGTTAAGATCACAGATTCATTAAATGCAAGTCATGTCGAAATTGAGGATATGTCAG GAGGTTGTGGGCAGGCATTCTCTGCCGTGATTGTTTCGCCGCAGTTCGAGAAGAAGACTACATTAGCAAGACATAGATTGGTGAATGGAGCGCTGAAGACGGAGATTGCGGCCATCCATGCCTGGACTCCCAAGTGTTACACGCCGGAACAATGGGAGAAGCAGAAAGAGGATGGCAAGGAGGCGGTTGCGCCAGGAAAGAACACTACTGGGGAGGTTGTGGATGGGACATCTGcttga